A genome region from Bufo gargarizans isolate SCDJY-AF-19 chromosome 2, ASM1485885v1, whole genome shotgun sequence includes the following:
- the LOC122929405 gene encoding olfactory receptor 11L1-like, with the protein MNEPNHTTVSEIFLLGFKNIHKFKILIFILLLVVYCVTICGNLLIITLVSYSRTLHSPMYFFISQLSMFDILLSTDIVPNTLASIIAEGLVMSFSGCITQFYIFGCSESLECFILAAMAYDRYLAICNPLRYTTIMNFSLFLKMILISWILGAALILVTTLSIFGLEFCGPNVIDHFFCDFASIIQLSCSETSTVEMEVFYMSVFVMILPFFMTVTSYGCIVNTILNLSSNLQRSKAFSTCSSHLIIVCIFYGTLISIYIIPTKGVSLTINKVASLLYTVITPMLNPIIYSLRNKDIKDLIRKLQN; encoded by the coding sequence ATGAATGAGCCGAACCATACAACAGTCAGTGAAATATTTCTTCTTGGCTTCAAAAACATCCACAAGTTCAAAATACTTATTTTTATTCTGCTCCTTGTGGTTTACTGTGTAACAATATGTGGAAATCTGTTGATCATCACCCTGGTGTCCTACAGCAGGACCCTCCACTCTCCCATGTACTTCTTCATCTCCCAATTATCTATGTTTGATATTTTGCTAAGCACAGACATTGTCCCTAACACTCTTGCCAGTATAATTGCTGAAGGGTTGGTCATGTCATTTTCAGGTTGTATCACTCAGTTTTATATCTTTGGGTGCTCCGAGTCCCTTGAGTGCTTCATACTAGCAGCAATGGCTTATGATCGGTATCTGGCTATCTGTAACCCCCTCCGCTACACCACAATCAtgaatttttctttgtttttgaaaaTGATCCTGATTTCTTGGATTTTGGGAGCTGCATTAATCCTTGTAACGACATTATCCATTTTTGGACTGGAATTCTGTGGACCAAATGTCATTGACCATTTCTTTTGTGATTTTGCCTCGATAATACAACTATCTTGTTCAGAAACATCTACAGTGGAGATGGAAGTTTTCTATATGAGTGTGTTTGTCATGATTTTACCCTTTTTTATGACTGTGACATCATATGGGTGCATTGTGAACACCATCCTCAACCTCTCATCCAATCTTCAGAGGAGTAAAGCCTTCTCCACTTGTAGTTCTCACCTAATAATCGTCTGTATCTTCTATGGGACGTTGATCTCCATTTACATAATTCCTACAAAAGGGGTTTCAttgactattaacaaggttgcctcTCTGTTGTATACTGTGATAACACCCATGCTGAATCCAATCATATATAGTCTAAGAAATAAGGACATCAAAGACCTAATCAGGAAGCTGCAGAACTGA